Genomic segment of Candidatus Hydrogenedens sp.:
AGAAGGAAATAAAACAGAAAAAATGAAGAAATAAAAATACGAAAGGAAATGAAAATGACTACACAGTATTATTTATCAACTTGTTCCTATGTCAAACTTGTTCTATTATTTGTTCTTCTTTATATGATAGGCAAACCCTGTTTCTCGGATGAGACATATCAAGGACAGTCTTTGCCTATCAAAAATTCACGGGGTGATTATACCGTCGCCTGTTTCTATTTCCCGAACTATCATATAGACAAACGAAACGAAAAAGTTCATGGACAGAATTGGACTGAATGGGAATTAGTAAAAAACGCCAAACCTCGATTTGCAGGACATCAACAACCAAAAGTTCCCTTATGGGGGTATGTAGATGAAGCCGACCCTAAAGTTATGGAAATGAAAATTGATAGCGCAGCGGAACATGGGATTGATGTTTTTTTGTTCGACTGGTATTGGTATAACGATGGACCCTTCTTACAGCGATGTTTAGACGAAGGCTATCTTAAAGCACGAAATCATAATCGTGTTCGTTTCGCCGTAATGTGGGCTAATCACACATGGCTTAATATTCATCCTGCTTCATTAAAAACAGTCCAATCTCCACAGGTGCTGTATCCTGGTGAAGTAACCCCAGAAACCTTTGAACAAATTACTGATTATGTGATTGAAAAATATTTTTCCGACTCTGCCTACTGGACTATCCACGGCAAACCCGTATTCTCTATTTATGAAATCCATACCTTTGTTGATGGTATTGGTGGTTTAGAAGTTGCTAAAAAGGCATTAGATAATTTCCAGAAGAAGGCAATTGCCAAAGGGTTTCCTGGTGTCCATATTAATGTGGTCAATATTGAAAATCGCATGCCAAAATGTGTCCAGGGTAAAATGTCCCCAGCCGAATTAATTCGTTATTTGAATATAGATAGCGTAACTTCGTATGCATGGGTTCTGGATACTCCACTAAATACATTTCCTGAAACACCCTATACAGAAGTGGCAAACCGATTTGATAACATCTGGGCAGAACGCTCTCAACAATTTGGTGTTCCTTACTTCCCCAATGTTTCTATGGGATGGGATTCCTCTCCTCGTTGTAAACAGGACGACCCTTTTGAGAACAAAGGCTATCCCTTCACTCCGATACTCTCTGGAAATACACCCGAACAATTCCAATCCGCTTTAGAAAAATGCCGTGCGTTCTTAGATAACAACCCAATCTGCAATAAAACATTGACCATCAATGCATGGAACGAATGGACCGAAGGCAGTTACCTCGAACCCGACACCAATCACGGCTACGCCTACCTTCAAGCAATAAAAAATGTATTTGGAAAGTGACTATAGTATTCCTTTAATATTGTGAATTTAATAATCAAAATCAAATAAAGATTTTTGACAAATTGTTTCTACTATACCATTATTTCTCATTTCTTTTATTTCACCGTTTAACCTTTTTAAAATAATTTCATAATATTTTTTTGAAATTTCTATAGTAATATAGTTCCGTTTTAACTTTTTAGCCACAGCCGATGTTGTTCCTGTCCCTCCAAAAGGGTCTAATACAATATCTCCTATATTTGAACTTGTTTTAATTATCAGTTTCAATAAATCTTCTGGCATCTGGCAGGGATGAGTCCCTATTCTCTCCTTAAATGTCCCGCATACCCTGGAAAATTGCCAGACATCATCCGGAATTTTGCCAAATGGATTTGCTCTTTTGTCTTTATAAACAATCTGTCTTGCAGATGGGATTCTTATATCTTTGTCATTAAATGTAAATTTCTCTTTGTCTTTTGTGAAATATAAAATATGTGTATGAGCCCTGTTGAATTTTTTGCGTTGGTTTTGTCCGAAAGTGTAATACCAGATAATCCAGTTTCTGAAATAGAACCCTGTTTTCTTCAAGATAATACTTATTTCACCGGCAAATTCATCCCCTATAGCAATATAGATACTTCCACTTTTATTCAATAATCTATAGCATTCACCTATCCATTGCATTGACCAATTATAATATTCTTCATAAGGCATGTTATCGTTATGAACATCGTATTTTATCCCAATGTTAAAAGGAGGATCTGCAAATACTAAATCTACACAATTATCGGGCATATCTCGCATTATCTTTATACAGTCTCCTAAATATACTTTATTAACCTCCATGTTTATTCTCCACTGCCAAATAATTCACAAGGTTTGATTTTAAACTGTATTTTTGTTGGGTCCGGAGTTCCACCTTTTCTCTGCATTGTGATTTTTCCAATATAAAGACTTCCTTTAGGAGAAATACATATTTTCCCATTGCCAAAAAAGTTCATAACAAAATTTATATCTTTTAATACCCATGTCGTTGTATTGTTATTCTTATCATATCTTGTAACTAACATCCAATCTGCTGACAATCCT
This window contains:
- a CDS encoding glycoside hydrolase family 99-like domain-containing protein is translated as MTTQYYLSTCSYVKLVLLFVLLYMIGKPCFSDETYQGQSLPIKNSRGDYTVACFYFPNYHIDKRNEKVHGQNWTEWELVKNAKPRFAGHQQPKVPLWGYVDEADPKVMEMKIDSAAEHGIDVFLFDWYWYNDGPFLQRCLDEGYLKARNHNRVRFAVMWANHTWLNIHPASLKTVQSPQVLYPGEVTPETFEQITDYVIEKYFSDSAYWTIHGKPVFSIYEIHTFVDGIGGLEVAKKALDNFQKKAIAKGFPGVHINVVNIENRMPKCVQGKMSPAELIRYLNIDSVTSYAWVLDTPLNTFPETPYTEVANRFDNIWAERSQQFGVPYFPNVSMGWDSSPRCKQDDPFENKGYPFTPILSGNTPEQFQSALEKCRAFLDNNPICNKTLTINAWNEWTEGSYLEPDTNHGYAYLQAIKNVFGK
- a CDS encoding DNA methyltransferase, coding for MEVNKVYLGDCIKIMRDMPDNCVDLVFADPPFNIGIKYDVHNDNMPYEEYYNWSMQWIGECYRLLNKSGSIYIAIGDEFAGEISIILKKTGFYFRNWIIWYYTFGQNQRKKFNRAHTHILYFTKDKEKFTFNDKDIRIPSARQIVYKDKRANPFGKIPDDVWQFSRVCGTFKERIGTHPCQMPEDLLKLIIKTSSNIGDIVLDPFGGTGTTSAVAKKLKRNYITIEISKKYYEIILKRLNGEIKEMRNNGIVETICQKSLFDFDY